In the genome of Acidimicrobiia bacterium, one region contains:
- a CDS encoding MBL fold metallo-hydrolase, with the protein MNIVHLLAPNPGWFTGAGTNTYVLGGRTRALVIDPGPVIPEHRDRILEAIGDRRTAAIVVTHTHPDHAPLANPLGLEVDAPVYGFAPGPDFAPTDLVREGDHIEVEGETLEVLYTPGHADDHICLLLGTTMFTGDHIIGGSTVMIEDLTRYLASLERLQSVSLSKLLPGHGPEIDNPQEVIDYYISHRMEREREIVHALQEGAGSVGDVVIEVYKDVPEELHRVAALSVAAHLRKLTDDGLITFGGDDASDLWGSLVEMVRT; encoded by the coding sequence ATGAACATTGTCCATCTTCTCGCTCCCAATCCCGGTTGGTTTACCGGGGCCGGTACCAACACCTATGTGCTTGGAGGCAGAACACGCGCCCTGGTAATCGACCCGGGACCCGTGATTCCTGAGCATCGCGACCGGATTCTCGAAGCGATCGGCGATCGCAGAACCGCCGCGATCGTTGTCACCCACACCCATCCCGATCATGCCCCGCTGGCCAATCCGCTCGGGCTCGAAGTTGATGCCCCGGTCTACGGATTTGCGCCCGGCCCGGACTTCGCCCCGACCGACTTGGTCCGGGAGGGTGACCACATCGAGGTGGAGGGTGAGACGCTCGAGGTTCTCTACACCCCCGGCCATGCCGACGATCACATTTGCCTGCTGCTTGGTACCACCATGTTCACCGGTGATCACATCATCGGTGGCTCGACCGTCATGATCGAAGACCTGACCCGCTATCTGGCTTCGCTTGAACGACTTCAATCGGTTTCGCTTTCGAAGTTGTTGCCCGGCCATGGCCCGGAGATCGACAACCCTCAGGAAGTCATCGATTACTACATTTCCCACCGGATGGAGCGAGAAAGAGAGATCGTGCACGCCTTGCAGGAGGGGGCCGGATCGGTCGGAGACGTCGTCATCGAGGTATACAAGGATGTTCCCGAGGAGTTGCACCGGGTGGCGGCACTCTCGGTAGCTGCCCATCTCCGCAAGCTGACCGACGATGGGCTCATTACGTTCGGCGGAGATGATGCGTCGGACTTATGGGGATCTCTGGTTGAGATGGTTCGCACATGA
- a CDS encoding NUDIX domain-containing protein has protein sequence MTPSVPRPAATACVVRDGRSGIEVLLAKRSNGSPFVPGASVFPGGGVDDTDRRAPDPFKAAAIRETFEEVGLLLADRVGSPVDPGRLLAEQRSVEDFAYDDVVYLSRWVTPERSGIRFDTRFYLAAAPAGSVLRIDDRELISAGWFEPARALRSWAGGELQMVSPTVAHLRYLDHYGTVDVALQGAIVGRFAGEIDQDADIRRRQAGPA, from the coding sequence GTGACCCCGTCCGTTCCACGACCGGCTGCCACCGCCTGTGTGGTTCGAGATGGTCGGTCCGGCATCGAGGTGCTCTTGGCGAAGCGGTCAAATGGATCGCCGTTCGTACCGGGCGCCTCGGTGTTTCCCGGAGGCGGAGTTGATGACACCGATCGGCGGGCTCCCGATCCATTCAAGGCCGCGGCCATCCGTGAGACCTTCGAAGAGGTTGGACTGCTCCTGGCGGACCGGGTCGGCAGCCCGGTTGACCCGGGCCGACTGCTGGCCGAGCAACGGTCGGTGGAAGATTTCGCATATGACGATGTCGTGTACCTGTCCAGGTGGGTGACGCCCGAACGGTCCGGTATCCGTTTCGACACGCGGTTCTATCTTGCGGCAGCCCCGGCGGGCAGCGTTTTGCGCATCGATGATCGAGAGTTGATTAGTGCCGGTTGGTTTGAACCCGCCCGAGCGTTGCGAAGTTGGGCGGGTGGCGAACTGCAGATGGTCTCGCCGACGGTTGCGCATCTGCGGTATTTGGACCACTATGGAACGGTCGACGTCGCTTTGCAGGGCGCCATTGTTGGTCGATTCGCTGGAGAAATCGACCAGGATGCCGATATACGGCGTCGTCAAGCAGGACCAGCATGA
- a CDS encoding L-seryl-tRNA(Sec) selenium transferase, protein MTLRDLPSVDALARQLNGIPRVVATEVARASLEEARGLLVDGQPADAGEIAALRARKLARLKFRSLINATGVLLHTNLGRAPVHPDAVRAAAEATLGYGNLEFDLDQGERGGRGAYVHELLMALTGAEAALVVNNNAAALLLALATLGKSKVVVVSRGELIEIGGSYRLPELMAASGADMIEVGTTNRTRIADYAQVATDAGLLLKVHPSNYRVVGFTESAASAELVELSRRSDVPYAYDVGSGLVDETSPWISGPPPNWLAGEPGVRQEIDRGTGLVMFSGDKLFGGPQAGIMVGENDLIKRIKSHPMARAMRVPGPTLAALAVITEMYLDGRALEIPFWTMATAPYEHLELRLQALLDAGIPGTIIESASLLGAGSVPGMTVASPALQVTAQADRLWNELLAAERPLIGRREAGAFLVDLRSVNPDEDASVAATLRAAVTACQ, encoded by the coding sequence ATGACTCTCCGTGACCTGCCTTCGGTCGATGCGCTCGCCAGACAACTCAACGGAATTCCCCGGGTCGTAGCCACGGAGGTGGCCCGTGCATCCCTTGAGGAAGCACGAGGCCTCCTGGTCGACGGGCAGCCCGCCGACGCCGGCGAAATCGCCGCCCTCAGGGCCCGAAAGCTCGCCAGGCTGAAGTTCCGGTCACTGATCAACGCCACCGGCGTCCTGCTCCACACCAACCTTGGCCGGGCCCCGGTGCACCCGGACGCCGTGCGAGCCGCCGCTGAGGCAACTCTGGGCTATGGCAACCTCGAATTCGACCTCGACCAGGGCGAACGAGGCGGGCGGGGTGCCTATGTACACGAATTACTTATGGCTTTGACCGGTGCAGAAGCTGCCCTGGTCGTCAACAACAACGCGGCCGCGTTGCTCCTGGCCCTGGCCACCCTAGGCAAGTCAAAAGTGGTCGTGGTCTCACGGGGTGAGCTGATCGAAATTGGCGGGTCGTATCGGCTTCCCGAACTCATGGCGGCATCCGGGGCAGACATGATCGAGGTCGGAACCACCAATCGGACCAGAATCGCAGATTATGCGCAAGTGGCAACAGACGCCGGCCTCCTCCTGAAAGTCCACCCGTCGAACTACCGGGTGGTCGGATTTACCGAATCAGCCGCCAGCGCGGAACTCGTCGAACTTTCCCGCCGCAGCGACGTACCGTATGCCTACGACGTCGGTTCCGGTCTGGTAGACGAGACCAGCCCCTGGATCTCCGGACCTCCCCCAAACTGGCTGGCAGGAGAACCTGGCGTACGTCAGGAAATCGACCGGGGAACCGGCCTTGTCATGTTCTCCGGCGACAAACTCTTTGGCGGACCGCAGGCCGGGATCATGGTCGGAGAGAACGACCTCATCAAACGCATCAAGTCACATCCGATGGCCAGAGCCATGCGGGTGCCCGGACCGACCCTGGCCGCCCTGGCGGTAATCACCGAGATGTACCTGGACGGGCGGGCCCTCGAGATCCCCTTCTGGACGATGGCAACTGCCCCGTACGAACACCTTGAGCTCCGTTTGCAAGCCCTACTCGACGCAGGCATCCCCGGCACGATCATCGAAAGTGCCTCCTTACTGGGAGCCGGGTCGGTGCCCGGAATGACCGTGGCGTCACCAGCACTGCAGGTCACCGCTCAAGCCGATCGGCTGTGGAACGAGTTGTTGGCCGCCGAACGCCCACTGATCGGACGCCGGGAGGCAGGGGCCTTCCTCGTCGACCTTCGATCGGTCAACCCCGACGAGGACGCATCGGTGGCAGCGACGTTACGGGCTGCCGTCACCGCATGCCAGTAG
- a CDS encoding FxsA family protein, with protein MLPVLFIVIPALEMGLLVYLSGVIGWEITLGIVVVTGLIGAYLVKRQGTNAWRAIGAAFQQGKLPAGELADGALILVGGAFLLTPGLLTDLVGFSLMAPLVRRVVRDRLTIYVQRRSTR; from the coding sequence ATGCTGCCGGTCCTCTTCATTGTGATACCCGCCCTCGAGATGGGCTTGCTGGTCTATTTGTCCGGTGTCATCGGGTGGGAGATAACGCTCGGAATCGTCGTGGTTACCGGCTTGATCGGTGCCTATCTGGTCAAGCGGCAAGGAACCAATGCCTGGAGAGCGATCGGAGCCGCATTTCAACAAGGAAAGCTGCCGGCCGGCGAACTGGCAGACGGCGCATTGATTCTGGTGGGTGGGGCGTTTCTGTTGACTCCAGGACTTTTGACCGACCTGGTCGGATTCTCACTGATGGCACCGCTGGTTCGGAGGGTGGTTCGTGATCGATTGACCATCTATGTGCAGCGGAGATCCACCAGGTGA